The following proteins come from a genomic window of Gossypium raimondii isolate GPD5lz chromosome 5, ASM2569854v1, whole genome shotgun sequence:
- the LOC105766874 gene encoding uncharacterized protein LOC105766874 produces MAPPNQLCLVLVIFLSIFSLSSLPTNAIIPKANVSLPVPSSQLVENLCNGKAVENRRFCLKALSTPKIIAAMDTTQLGTLIMKLGATNAKATLNVYNEIIKKLGSPQALKALNCCVEAYKYAILSFEMVSSELVEDPQTANYDVAVIGPEIANCEKELINAKVQAPRLLTGNRFMKYYVSMGYEITSTLELENPNEY; encoded by the coding sequence ATGGCTCCTCCAAATCAGTTATGcttagttttagttattttcttatCTATCTTTTCGCTTTCTTCTTTGCCAACAAATGCAATTATTCCAAAGGCTAATGTTTCCCTTCCGGTACCTTCATCGCAACTAGTGGAAAATTTATGCAATGGCAAGGCAGTGGAAAACCGCAGGTTTTGTCTGAAAGCACTTTCCACTCCCAAAATTATTGCGGCAATGGATACAACCCAACTAGGAACCCTAATTATGAAATTAGGAGCAACAAATGCCAAAGCAACGTTGAatgtatataatgaaataattaagaaaCTAGGTTCTCCTCAGGCTTTGAAAGCTCTTAATTGTTGCGTTGAGGCTTACAAATATGCAATCTTATCATTTGAAATGGTATCTTCAGAGTTGGTTGAAGATCCCCAAACCGCAAACTATGATGTAGCTGTTATAGGTCCCGAAATTgctaattgtgaaaaagaacTGATTAACGCAAAGGTCCAAGCACCTCGACTCCTTACCGGGAATcgatttatgaaatattatgtCTCAATGGGATATGAGATAACATCAACTCTCGAGCTTGAAAATCCAAATGAGTATTAG